The Saccopteryx leptura isolate mSacLep1 chromosome 2, mSacLep1_pri_phased_curated, whole genome shotgun sequence genome has a window encoding:
- the LOC136391904 gene encoding transmembrane protein 132D-like has protein sequence MCPSEMGTLWHRWSPVFISLAALFSKVTEGRGALESIQRFSLLPTYLPVTYRVHGADAAFFLKEADQDVMRNSSLQSRVESFLVHRARRPPALSASYGPFSARQAVPPDLLLPPAGPPGAGGALYPGRRLQAHILREDIYPGQPTVQVLFHVLGRSDWDEPEPLPCLRVFAFRETREVRSSCRLHGELGLCVAELRLPSGWFSAPVVVAGRRRPVDPAAGSAAQLYYTVHPGDARGDCARGDPDEAEPPLQRIGSVFLHQARRTPALRELRLDDNVAVHYLPQTAHQGDVLTFPVSVSRNCTEDQFTLRTSGDANGAPSKPDQVCWPRTSLQGVHKLWALRCQLQLSHRMFFVEVGAYVDTKGFNEGSFFSM, from the exons TGACCGAAGGCCGCGGTGCCCTGGAGAGCATTCAGCGCTTCTCCCTGCTGCCCACCTACCTGCCGGTGACTTACCGCGTACATGGCGCCGACGCAGCCTTCTTCCTCAAGGAGGCCGACCAGGATGTGATGCGCAACTCCAGCCTGCAGTCCCGCGTGGAGTCCTTCCTCGTGCACCGCGCACGCCGGCCTCCCGCGCTGAGCGCCAGCTACGGCCCATTCTCGGCGCGCCAAGCGGTGCCGCCGGACCTGCTGCTGCCACCCGCCGGGCCCCCGGGCGCGGGCGGTGCACTGTACCCTGGCCGGAGGCTGCAGGCCCACATCCTGCGGGAGGACATATACCCTGGCCAGCCCACCGTGCAGGTGCTGTTCCACGTGCTGGGCCGCAGCGACTGGGATGAGCCGGAGCCGCTGCCCTGCCTGCGGGTGTTCGCCTTCCGGGAGACGCGGGAGGTCCGGAGCAGCTGCCGGCTGCACGGCGAGCTGGGGCTGTGCGTGGCCGAGCTGCGGCTGCCGTCTGGCTGGTTCAGCGCACCCGTGGTGGTGGCCGGGCGGAGGCGGCCCGTGGACCCGGCGGCGGGCAGCGCCGCGCAGCTCTACTACACTGTGCACCCAGGCGACGCACGCGGGGACTGCGCCCGTGGAGATCCGGATGAGGCGGAGCCCCCGCTGCAGCGAATCGGGAGCGTCTTCCTGCACCAGGCGCGCCGGACGCCTGCGCTGCGGGAGCTGCGCCTGGACGACAACGTGGCCGTGCACTACCTGCCACAGACGGCGCACCAGGGCGACGTGCTCACCTTCCCCGTGTCCGTGTCCAGGAACTGCACGGAGGACCAGTTCACCTTGAG AACATCCGGGGATGCCAACGGGGCGCCCTCG AAGCCAGACCAGGTCTGCTGGCCGCGGACCTCTCTGCAGGGTGTGCACAAACTATGGGCTTTGCGTTGCCAGCTTCAGCTGTCTCACAGGATGTTCTTTGTGGAGGTGGGTGCTTATGTAGACACCAAAGGTTTCAACGAGGGGAGCTTTTTCTCCATGTGA